In Streptomyces erythrochromogenes, the DNA window TGGGCGAGTTCGGCGGGCCAGCGGCCGGGGGTTTGGGGGTCGTCGTACCAGGTGAGGGAGGGGGCGGGTTCGGCGGTTTCGAACAGGCGGGGTACGAGTTCGGCGGTGTAGGGGTCTTCGCGCAGGGCGACCCGCAGGGGACGGGGGCGGGGGCGGGGGCGGCGTCCGGTACTGCTGCTGGTCGTGGTGGTGGTGGTGTCGGTGCCGGTGGTGGTCGCCCGGGCCCAGGCGTGGACGAAGCCGTCGGTGGTGGGGGCGGGGGCTTCGGTGCCTTCCAGGAGGGCGCGGATGAGGGGGTAGTCGTCCTCGACGGTGGCGGTGCGGGCGGCGAGGCGGTGGGCGACGTCGGCGCGCCAGGCGGGGTCGCGGGCGGCGAGGAGCGCGGCCAGCCGGGCGGTGTCGCGGGTGCGGCCGTCGCGCAGGTCGCGGGCGGCGATCCAGGAGGCGGCGGCGGCCGGGCCGGTGTGGCAGGCGGCTCCGGCGAGGTGCAGGGCGCGCAGGGTGGGCTCGGCGTCCCAGCGGCGGCTCCAGTCCCAGGTGCGTATCTCGCGCCGCAGGGTGGTCAGTTCGGGCAGGAGGGCGCGGCGTTCGCCGGCGGTGAGGGGGGTGATCAGGGTGGTGACCAGGTCGCAGCGGCCGGTGCGGACGGCGTCGAGGAGGGTGTTCATCGGGTGTCTCCGGCAGCAGCGGTGGTGGTGTCGGCGTTGGTGGTGAGGGAGGGGGTGGCGGTGGTGGTCCGTTCGCGGTGGGCCATGCGGACGGCGAGGGCGTGTTTGCAGGGGCCGCGGCGGCCGCGGTAGTCGGCCCACCACTGGCAGGTGCAGCTCAGGACGCCGCCGGGGGCTTCGCGGACCTGGTAGCGGCGCTCGCCGGAGCGGACGGTCGCGGTGCCCGACCCGGTGGTGGCGGGGGTGTGGAGGTGGACCGCGCCGTCGGCGAGGAGGGTGCGGGCGGCGGTGAGGCGGGGGTTGCGGGCTTCGGCTCGGTGGGCGTCGTAGGGCAGTTCGCGGTGGAAGTAGGCGGCGTCCGCGGCGTCGTAGCCGACGCGGCCGGCGGTGCCGAGCCGGGTCAGGGCGGCGCGTACGCGCTGCGGGCTCAGTCCGCTCTGGGCGGCGAGGTCGGCGATGTCGATGCGCGGTTCCCAGGAGAGCAGCACGGACACCAGGTCGGCGTCGGCGGCGGCCTCGTCGCCGGCCAGTGCCTCCAGGACGGCGCCCTCGCCGGAGAACCCGCGGCTGGGCTCCGGGGAGAGGGTGAGGGTCAGGCGCATGCCGGGCATGGCGACCTCCCAGGCGGCGGCGGTGGCGGCGCCGTCGTGGCCGGCGGGCCCGTACACGCGCAGTGCGGTGGCGTGCCGCAGCACCCGCTGCAGGGCGGTGAGTCGCTCGGGGCCGGGCAGGCAGACGGCGCCGGGGACGGGGCGGGTGGTGGGGCGCAGGGTGCGGCCGGCGGGGACCACCCACAGGGGTGCCCGGCTGCCCGGTCCGGTGCCGGTGGTGCGCGGGAGGGAGCGCAGGAAGCGTACGGCCTCGGCCGCGGACAACTCGGCGCGCAGGTCGAAGGCGGCGGTGATCACCTGGGATTCGGCGAAGCCGCGCAGCCAGCGGTCGGGCAGCGGGACCTTCTTCTCCACCACGGGTCCGTCCAGGGTGGTGACGGCCAGTTCGTCGGGGCCGACCCGCAGGTGGAGGGGTTCGTCGCCGCTGAGCCGGGACAGGGCTTCGCGCAGCGGGTTGTTGACGTCGACGTTGGTGGTGCCGTGGCCGGTGTCGGCGCCGTCGAGGCCTTCGGGGAGTACGTCGAGCCGGGCGTAGACCCCGCAGCAGCCGGAGAAGGACTCGAAGCGCAGCCGGTCGCCGCCGGCCGTGACGACCGGGTCGAGGGAGGCCCGCAGGGTGCGCTGGTAGTAGCGGGCTGCGGCGACGTCGGCGACGGCGAGCAGGCCCCGGGCGGCGGCCTGAGGCGAGCTCAGGAACCCGGCGAAGAACTGCGGGTGGGCCTCGCGGCCCACCGGGGTCAGCCCGCCGGAGGTCTCCAGTCCGAGGAGGCCGGCGCCGCCTTCGGTGGTGAGGGCGGACGGGCGTGCGTAGGCGAGTGCCTGGATGGATCGGCTCATGGGCGCAAACGTAGGGGCGACCACCGACAACGCTGACGGAGTGTCAGTCCGGGGGTGGGATGATGGCCGTCATGACTTCCGCTCCCCCGGCACCGACGGTCCCGTTCTCCCGCATCAAGATCCGCACCGCGGCCCTGGTGTTCTGCGGGGACGAGGTCGCGCTCATCCGCCGCGACCGCGCCGGCTCCACCCACTACAGCCCGCCGGGCGGGAACGTGGAGGACGGCGAGGACCTCACCTGCGCCCTGCGCCGGGAGCTCGCCGAGGAACTCGGCCTGGACATCGGCCTCGCCGAGGGCGGCGACCTGCTGTGGGTCGTCGACCAGCGCGTCACCCGTCCCGGGCCCACACCGCCCCCGCGCAAGCTGCACCTGATCCACCGCCTGCACATCACCCCCGAGCTGCGCGCCACCCTCGCCGAGGAGGAACTGGACGAACAGCCCGACGGGAGCCACGAGGTCGGCGTGATCGAGTGGATCGACTACCGCGGGGCCGCCGGGCTCCCGCTCTTCCCGCCGATCGGTGCCGCTCTCGCCGCGCTGCCCGACCCCCGCGCGGCCACCGCCGACGCCGCCCTGGCCGCCGTCACCGACGACAACTACACGTGGGTGTGACGACCGGCGCGGCCCGGCGCGGTCAGGGGGTCCGGCGCGGGCGCGCGGGGCGGTGCGGGCGGCGGCGGGCGGCGGGGGCCTCCGGGGCGGCCTGCGGTGAGGAGAACCCGCCCGCGACGGGCAGGGGGACCGCCGCCGGTGCGGTGGCGGGCGCGGGGACCGAGGCCGCGGGCGGGGCCTGACGGCCCTGGGGCTGGGACCGGCCGAGGATGGCGGTGTGCGCGATGAGCGGTGCGCAGGACTGGCAGATCTCGGCGAGCGTCCAGACCTGTCCCACGGCCGGGTTGTGGACCAGGACCAGGAGGGTGGAGCCGGTGCACTGGGTGCGGGCCTCGTGGAGCGCGCACTGCGCGGCCCGGCAGGCGCACGCGGTGTCGGGGCGTACGGTGGCCAGCCGGGCGTGGGCCCGGACGTGTTCGGCGGCGAACCGCTTCAGGGCCGCGGTGTCCTTCGAACGGGGCGGCATGCGGCAGGCTTCGGTGCTGCAGGTGACGGAGGCGCTGTGATCGGCGTGGCCGGTGAGCCGGACCGTCCAGGTCCGGCCGGGCACGCGGGATCCGGGCATGAGGGTCAAGTCGGGGTCCGATCGTCGTGTTCCAGGTGGGTCGGTCGCACCGACGCGGTGCCGATCGCGGCGGGGTGGACCCCGCGGGCTGTCGTCGCGGGCGGCGTCTGCGGTTGCGGCGCCGGGCAGCGGAGAAACGGACATCGCGCGGCCTCGGACCTGGGGTCTTCGGTCTTTTTCGCACGTGGCCGCGGGCTCTGTCAATGGCGCGTACCCGTCCGGCCGCCCGCCGGACAGGAACGAGGGCGGCAGCGGGGGCGGGAACGGGGCGGATGTGCCCGGGGTGCGCTCGCGGTGCACCCGGGGTGCGGTCAGTTCGGCCGGCGGGGCGGGCGGGTGAACCGTACGGGGACTCCCGGGGAGTACAGCACGCTCACGGGCGGGCCGGCGGGCGGCCGCAGGCCGGCGGCGGCCACCAGGTTCTCGTCGCAGCCGAGGAGTTCGGCGCGGTGCAGCGGCCAGCGCGGGTGGCTGTTGGGCAGGTACAGCAGCCGGCCGCCGAAGTCGCTGTGCATGCCCCAGCGGGCGGTCAGGAAGTGTTCGAGGGCGGTCGGCTCCTCGATGCGTTCGCCGGTCCGCACGGTGATCGTGCTGTGCGCGCCGCGCGGGCCGGGCCAGCGCCGGCTGCTGGTGTAGGTGAGGGTGGGGCCGTCGCGGCGGACCGACATGCGTGACCACACGTACGGGAGGCGGAACGCGGTGCGGGCGGCGAGGACCGGGAGGAGGCGGGAGGCGTCGAGGGAGCGGAAGACCACGCCGCGGCGGCCGTGGGCGTCGACCGAGTAGAGGCGGACGTTGGTCTCGGGGAAGGAGCCCAGGTAGGGGATGCCGGGGAGGCGGAACCAGCCGACGCGGTGCATGCGGAACGCGACGAGGCCGACGTAGGTGAGGCCGTCCAGGGTGTCCGGCGTGGTGCCGGCCGGGAGCAGCGGGGCGACGTCGGCGGGGTCGGCGGGCCAGTGCAGGAAGGCCAGGTCGAGCCAGGACTGGGTGAGCAGGGGCCTGTGCGCGCGGGCGGGGCGGGGCGGATCGGCCGTTATCGGCTCGGCGGGCCCGGCAGGCTGCTCTGCGGGCCCGGGAGGCTGCTCTGCGGGCTCGGGGGGCTCGGCGGGCGGCGTGGGCGGCATCGCGTCAGTATCCCGCAGGGTGCTGGACCGCGGTTCCCCGCCGCGGGTGGACGCCGGCGGCGGGGAACCGCGTACGGCTCAGGAAGCGGGGGCGGGGGCGGGGGTGGGGGTGGGGGTGGGGCAGTATTCGGCTTCCATGATGGCCTCCGGGGCGGTCGGCAGGCTCCAGTCCCCGTTGCGGTTGTAGGCGAGCTGGTGGCCGCCGTTCTCGGTGGTGACGGCCAGGGAGGTCGAGCCGACCATGCCTCCGCCGTGGCCCCACAGCGTGGTGCCGCAGCTCGTGCGCATCCGGGTGATGCCGAGCCCGTAGGCCATGTCGGGGCGTTCGCGGATCTCCACCGTGGTCTTCATGGCGGCCAGCTGGCGGGGGGCGAGGAGCTCGCCGCGCATCAGGGCGCGGTAGAAGCGGTTGAGGTCGCCGGCGGTGGAGATGATGTCGCCGTCGGCCCGGCCCTGCGAGCCGTTCATCTCGGTGACGTCGTCGATCCGGTCGGGGGCCTGCGCGAACAGTTTGGAGTAGGCGCGGCTGCTGGGGCGGGGGATGTGGATGCTGTTGCCGGGGTTGGTGGTGGCCTTGAGGCCCAGGGGCCTGATGATGCGGTCGCGGACCTCGGCCTCGTAGGAACGTCCGCCCGCCTTCTCGATGATCAGCGCGGCCAGGACGTAGTTGGTGTTGGAGTACGAGAAGCGGTCGCCGGGAGAGAACAGCGGCGGGTGGGAGAGGGCCACCTGCACGTGCTGGGCGGGCGGCAGGGTGTCGTAGCGGTGCCGCAGGTAGCCGTCGCCGAGCATGTACGTCTGCAGGTACTCCTCGTCGGCCAGGTAGTCGAAGAGGCCGGAGGTGTGGTTGAGGAGCCGGCGCACGGTGATCGTGCCGCCGTCGTTGCCGTTGCCCCTCACCAGGCCCGGCAGATGGTGCTCGACGGTGTCGTCGAGGCGGAGTTTGCCTTCCGTTTCCATCTGGAGCAGGACGACGGCCACGAAGGTCTTGGTGATGCTGCCGATCCGGAACCGGTCGTCGGTGCCGCGGGGGGTGCCGGTGGCCAGGTCGCCGACGCCGGAGGCCGCCTTCCAGACGCCGCGGGTGTCGCGGGCCTGGGCCGTGATGCCGGGGATGCCGGCCCGGACTTCGGCGTCCATGGCGCGCCGGGTCGCCGCGTGCCCCGCCCGCGCGGCGGCCCGGTCCGCGGCGGGGTCCGGGCCGGGGTCGGGGGCGGCCTGGGCGGGGACGGTGAGGGTGGTGGCCGCCATCGCGGCCGCCGCCAGGCCCACCAGGGCGACCCGTGCGGCCGTAGCGGTCGTGCGTAACGTCATGCCGTGCTCCTTCGCGGTCTGGGTGCTCGCTGGAACTGCTGCGGCTTTCCCCGGGAACCGGTGGGGTCCACCCGCCGGGCAAGACCGCGGAGGGCCGGTCGGGGGTTGAGCGCGGGCCCGGGCCTCACCTCCTGGGTGTAAGGCGGAGTCAACTCCTGGTGGGACGACGGGAGCGGGGCGGGCGGCTACGTTGGCGGCCGTTCGCGACGCCCGTCACCATCACGGAGGTGCGCAAGCATGCAGACCCGTTCCGCCGTCGCCCCGCGCGGGCGCGTGGTGGGGGCGATGGCCCTCGTCCTGACCGCGGTCACCGCGCTGACGGGGGCCGCGCCCGCGCCCGCGACCGCGACCGTCGCGGCGCCCGCCGACTCGGTGTCCTCGGCCGAGGCCGATCCGCCCGTGCCCGTCCTGTCCTGGGGCCCCTGCACCGGCCCGCAGGACGGCTTCGAGTGCGCGACCGCCCGGGTACCGCTGGACCACCGCCGGCCGGGCGGGCCCACGATCGCCCTCGCCGTCACCCGGCGGCCCGCGGCCGACCCGGCCCGCCGCACCGGTGTGCTGCTGCTGCACCCGGGCGGGCCGGGCAACTCCGGTGTGGACTTCGCCCGTAACAGCCACGCCGCCCTGCCCGCCGCCCTGCGCGACTCCTTCGACGTCGTCGGCTACGACATGCGGGGGGTGGCGCGCAGCGGCCAGGTGGAGTGCTGGGACGACAAGGAGTACGCGGCCGCCGTGGACGCCGCGCGCGCCGTGCCCGGCCCGGGTGCCGTGCACCGGGCCGTCCGGCAGGGCGCCGACTTCGAAGCCGCCTGCCGGCAGCGCTCGGGCGGCCTGGTGCCGTTCGTCGGCACCGGCTTCAACGCCCGGGACATCGACCTGCTGCGCCGGGCGCTGGGCGAGGAGACGCTGTCCTTCTACGGCCGTTCCTTCGGCAGTTACGTCGGCACCCTCTACGCGGCGCAGTTCCCGCGGCGGGTGCGGGCGATGGTCCTGGACGGGGCCTACGACCCGCGCCTGTACGCGGAGGTGCCCTACGCCTACGACGCCGCGCAGTTCGCCGCCCTGGACGCGGCGGTCGGCCGGTTCCTGGACTGGTGCGCGGGCAACGCGGCCGTCTGCGGGTTCGGCGGGGGCCGGCCGCGGCAGGCCTTCGACGACCTCAAGCGGGCGCTGGACGCGAACCCGGTCATCACCGCGAGCGGACGTCCGGCCACCGGCTACACCCTCGCCTACCGCCTGATGTTCAACATCAACGCGGGCAAGGAGATCTGGCCCTACCTGGGCGAGGCGCTGCGGGCGGCGCAGGCCCGCCAGGCCTCGTTCCTGCTGTCCCCGCCGTCGCCGGCGTCCTTCGACTTCCTGACGGTGAACACGGCCGTCGAGTGCGCCGACCGCGTCTACCCGGCCGGCCGGCTGCTCCTGGGCGCGCTGGTCGGCGCGCACGCCGCGTCGGCTCCGCTGCTGGGGCCCCCGATCGGTCTCGGGCCGCCCACCTACGACCACAACCACGCGCCGGCGTGCGTCCAGTGGCAGGCGGACCGGCCGAGCCGTTACGAGGGCTCCTACCGGGCGGCGGGTTCCGCGCCGATCCTGGTCCTGGGGACGACCGGGGACCCCGACACCCCCTACCAGGACGCCGTGGCCCTCGCCGGGACGCTGGAGAACGGCCGGCTGCTGACCTTCGCCGCCGAGGGGCACACCGCCTACAACCGCAGCGCGTGCGTCAGCGCCCTGGCCACCGGCTACCTCGCCACGCTGACGCTGCCCGCGCGGGGCACCGTCTGCGCGGACGAGGCGCCCCCGGAACCGGTCGGGCGGCGCGCCGCGGGCCTGGAGGTCGACGAGACGCGCGATGTGATCCCCGTGCTGCGCTGAGCAGCGGGGCCGCAGCGGGGTGGGGTGGGTGTGGGGGCCGGGCGGGATGCGGTCCCCGTCGCAGCCATGAGGGCCAGAACCGCACCCCGCACCGGTCACCTACCCGACCCCGCCCGGCCGACACACGCCGCCCGGCCCGCCCCGCCCCGCCCCGGCCCGGGCGGGGCGGGGCGGGGCGGGGCGGTCACAGGGTGCCGTGCCGGGGGTCGTAGACGACGGTGAAGTCCGCGGCCGTCTCCGCGTACTTCTCCAGCTGGTCGCGGAGCACGGCCGCGGCCCGCGGTTCCCGCAGCTCCAGCTCGGCCCAGCCGGTGAACCGCAGGTGCGCGGGCATGGCGACGAGGCCGGTGATCGCGTCCCAGAACGCGTCCGGGTTCATGCCGTAGAACGGCGGGAAGCCGAGTTCCCGCTTGAGGACCTCGTGGAGGTCACGCTCGCTGCGGACCGGGCCGACGTCGATGACCAGCCGGCGGGCGGGATCGTGTGCGGGGTCCTCGGGGACGCCCCAGAACGAGGGGAGCCACCAGCACAGGACCGCCCCGTCTTCGGGCCAAGGACGCAGCTCCGTGTCCCCGGAGTCCTCGAAGAAGTCGGTGGCGGGGTCGATCGGGCGCCAGGCCGCGTCCAGGGGTTCGTCGTCCGCTGCGGGCCTGGCGAACCGCCTGCCCCGCTGGTCGCAGGCTTCGTAGGCACGGAAGTTGAGCTGGGCCTCGACGAGCGACACGTGGTTCGCGCCGCGCGGCATGAACGGCCGGCGGAACTGCTCCGGGTCGTCCTGCCAGGAGCAGACCGGGCAGATGGCGTAGGAGCCGGGCCAACCGTCTTCGGTGTCGAAGACGAGATGACCACAACAGGGGCACGGGCGACGGGTGTCCACCGGACCAGTCTGCAAGGTGCCGTGACGGGCGGCGGCATGGGCCCGCGCCGGACATGCGGCGGCACCTCGCAGAGGTTGCCTCTGCGAGG includes these proteins:
- a CDS encoding SWIM zinc finger family protein; translated protein: MSRSIQALAYARPSALTTEGGAGLLGLETSGGLTPVGREAHPQFFAGFLSSPQAAARGLLAVADVAAARYYQRTLRASLDPVVTAGGDRLRFESFSGCCGVYARLDVLPEGLDGADTGHGTTNVDVNNPLREALSRLSGDEPLHLRVGPDELAVTTLDGPVVEKKVPLPDRWLRGFAESQVITAAFDLRAELSAAEAVRFLRSLPRTTGTGPGSRAPLWVVPAGRTLRPTTRPVPGAVCLPGPERLTALQRVLRHATALRVYGPAGHDGAATAAAWEVAMPGMRLTLTLSPEPSRGFSGEGAVLEALAGDEAAADADLVSVLLSWEPRIDIADLAAQSGLSPQRVRAALTRLGTAGRVGYDAADAAYFHRELPYDAHRAEARNPRLTAARTLLADGAVHLHTPATTGSGTATVRSGERRYQVREAPGGVLSCTCQWWADYRGRRGPCKHALAVRMAHRERTTTATPSLTTNADTTTAAAGDTR
- a CDS encoding NUDIX domain-containing protein, with protein sequence MTSAPPAPTVPFSRIKIRTAALVFCGDEVALIRRDRAGSTHYSPPGGNVEDGEDLTCALRRELAEELGLDIGLAEGGDLLWVVDQRVTRPGPTPPPRKLHLIHRLHITPELRATLAEEELDEQPDGSHEVGVIEWIDYRGAAGLPLFPPIGAALAALPDPRAATADAALAAVTDDNYTWV
- a CDS encoding YqjF family protein, encoding MPPTPPAEPPEPAEQPPGPAEQPAGPAEPITADPPRPARAHRPLLTQSWLDLAFLHWPADPADVAPLLPAGTTPDTLDGLTYVGLVAFRMHRVGWFRLPGIPYLGSFPETNVRLYSVDAHGRRGVVFRSLDASRLLPVLAARTAFRLPYVWSRMSVRRDGPTLTYTSSRRWPGPRGAHSTITVRTGERIEEPTALEHFLTARWGMHSDFGGRLLYLPNSHPRWPLHRAELLGCDENLVAAAGLRPPAGPPVSVLYSPGVPVRFTRPPRRPN
- a CDS encoding serine hydrolase domain-containing protein — protein: MTLRTTATAARVALVGLAAAAMAATTLTVPAQAAPDPGPDPAADRAAARAGHAATRRAMDAEVRAGIPGITAQARDTRGVWKAASGVGDLATGTPRGTDDRFRIGSITKTFVAVVLLQMETEGKLRLDDTVEHHLPGLVRGNGNDGGTITVRRLLNHTSGLFDYLADEEYLQTYMLGDGYLRHRYDTLPPAQHVQVALSHPPLFSPGDRFSYSNTNYVLAALIIEKAGGRSYEAEVRDRIIRPLGLKATTNPGNSIHIPRPSSRAYSKLFAQAPDRIDDVTEMNGSQGRADGDIISTAGDLNRFYRALMRGELLAPRQLAAMKTTVEIRERPDMAYGLGITRMRTSCGTTLWGHGGGMVGSTSLAVTTENGGHQLAYNRNGDWSLPTAPEAIMEAEYCPTPTPTPAPAPAS
- a CDS encoding alpha/beta hydrolase, with amino-acid sequence MQTRSAVAPRGRVVGAMALVLTAVTALTGAAPAPATATVAAPADSVSSAEADPPVPVLSWGPCTGPQDGFECATARVPLDHRRPGGPTIALAVTRRPAADPARRTGVLLLHPGGPGNSGVDFARNSHAALPAALRDSFDVVGYDMRGVARSGQVECWDDKEYAAAVDAARAVPGPGAVHRAVRQGADFEAACRQRSGGLVPFVGTGFNARDIDLLRRALGEETLSFYGRSFGSYVGTLYAAQFPRRVRAMVLDGAYDPRLYAEVPYAYDAAQFAALDAAVGRFLDWCAGNAAVCGFGGGRPRQAFDDLKRALDANPVITASGRPATGYTLAYRLMFNINAGKEIWPYLGEALRAAQARQASFLLSPPSPASFDFLTVNTAVECADRVYPAGRLLLGALVGAHAASAPLLGPPIGLGPPTYDHNHAPACVQWQADRPSRYEGSYRAAGSAPILVLGTTGDPDTPYQDAVALAGTLENGRLLTFAAEGHTAYNRSACVSALATGYLATLTLPARGTVCADEAPPEPVGRRAAGLEVDETRDVIPVLR
- a CDS encoding CPCC family cysteine-rich protein; the protein is MDTRRPCPCCGHLVFDTEDGWPGSYAICPVCSWQDDPEQFRRPFMPRGANHVSLVEAQLNFRAYEACDQRGRRFARPAADDEPLDAAWRPIDPATDFFEDSGDTELRPWPEDGAVLCWWLPSFWGVPEDPAHDPARRLVIDVGPVRSERDLHEVLKRELGFPPFYGMNPDAFWDAITGLVAMPAHLRFTGWAELELREPRAAAVLRDQLEKYAETAADFTVVYDPRHGTL